The genomic interval AAGCCAACGCAGCAGAATCTGGCAAAAcggaaaaaaagaagacaacTGTGAAGAAGAAGACCAGATTGGGAAAGAATAAATTCAATAAGTTGAAGAAAGTGCTTCAAAAGGAATGGAACGGAGAGTGAAACTGCTTAATGCGTCAATGTGTACATGATTatgtaagactttttaagaGCTGTTTTCCCTTCTCAGGGTGTAGAAGTATCGTCTGAAATGTTGTCAGATGTCCTCTGGATTGAGCAGCTTCCTGGTTGTTGTTCATCTATTTTACACCTTTTCAGAAGACTTGCATTATCATAGGGACACAATTTATCAATGAACTCAAGAAACCCTACCTTTGTATCTCTACAGAGGTCCCCATCCATTATAATCTATTGATTGTTTGACTTTATTTGTTTAATGAGTGAGAACATAGGTGTACTGAGGCAATAAaatatttacccatttctttggcAATATACTGTTAGGAGTcttaaattaatataaaatggTCTTGTTTTGATCATTCTAAACCCTTGaaaaattatttgaattatgGAGTGATGTTTTTGCATAGGAAATGGTTCCCATTTGGCACAAACATTTATACATATTGCTAATTGTTTCAGAACAAGTGCTTGCATGAATACACAACTCACCCAATGTATACtgaaattatttgttttaatagcAAAAGCCAGAAAACAACTTTTTCAATAGTGTTTGtacagtgcacgcacacacagaaaataagtACCTCCCAACATAACTGAATTCAAGTCAACGCCCAGTTTCTGCAAATCAATCACAGCATTAATGTCAACTCTTCACTAGCTGTTTTCAGTTTGACTCAGTACAAAGACTAACTCACTCCAAAGGGTCTCTAGTTAGGACTGCACGCATTTTTGTACAGTGCAAATTATGCCAGATAAGGACAAGGACAGATAATAATTTGGTGAAGGCAAAGTATGCATCCTACATGTACAAATTATGTTCAGTGCCATCTACAACTATCTAACTATATGGTGTGTCTGACGGTTTTGCAGAGGCATTTGCAGCCACCTCAATGCAAGAGAGCTGAAACAATTGAAATGTCTAGACTAGGAAAAAGTTGGGTCTATAAACGGGGGTGAACAAAACAATAAATTTCTGAATATCATATTTTATGTCAAACATGGGAAAGAATTTTGGTATATTTGTACATCTTTAGGAAAATACTAGCTACATACTGTTGATAAAGCTTGAGTATTTCATATAAATATTGAAATTCTTAATTAAATCCCACTGCCAgcataatacatatataaaccTATTCTGACTAGTAACATTCAATATTAGTGGCATGAAGCATAATACACATGGAAGTTTTGGTTTTTGCAAAACGTTTCTAGTTCAGTTTCCAGTGTACACAAATAGCTGCAACCTCAATGGCAGCTAATAGCAAACAGTATAGGATGGGGAAGTGCTCTGCTGTCTGCCAGACCCTAAGATTCCCATTTATATGGAAAAATATATGGGTTATCCTCAAACTAATGTCAACTAATCTACCAGTATGAAGTGCATGGATTATTACCAATGAAGTAACAGCTCTTTCTGCCTTCCAGTCCAACAACTTATAGATCAGATAAATGTTGCATTCAGGCACAGATGTGAAGCTTTAGAAGTGAAAAACCCCAGACCTACAAGCTGACGGAGGGGCAGCAGTTTCATCTAACCTCTGAAATGGTAAACAAAACAAGAATGCGGGGGGGAAACGTGTCTCTGCTTCTGACTAGGATCACATCGGCAGCAGGTGgtcgtctctctcctcctgctcctcctcgtccaGGGGCTCTGTGGCCCCACCCCGGTAGGTGGGCACCTCCTCTCGCGGCCGTGATCGGCACACAAAGTCACATCCGTCCTGCCGTGGCCCGAGAGGTTTTGGGGGAAACATGTAGTTAATTCTCAGGAACACGACGGCGGCTTGATAATAAATCATAGATTTATGCTACTAATCCATTTCTGGTCCTCTGCTACATTCAgtctaaaatatatatttattatttatatttctatatagatatttattgtCTTGGGGCCAGTATGTCTCAGACCCACTGGCCAATCTTAACGTTAAAGGTTGTCATTCCTTATACTACTCTGCTGTTCTAAGGCTTACatgcatgttttttattatgtttttcatttcaagtgttggccaacatgactacatgtaaatgtaaacaacGTTCTGAGGGCATGAAAACTCTTTAAACAAACAGCTGTGTACCGCTGTGAGGTTTCCAAACTCCTGCCAGAAGGCAATGTTGGGGAACTGCTCCATGCCCTTGGCTCCGACCACCAGGCGCTGGTACAGGAACCCTCCGATGAGGTACGCTGCCAGCAGACAGATCCCACTGCACAGACAGAGGTGGTTTATAATCAATGAATAGAATCCTCTATGTCAAACATGGCCGTTAGAACCTATGAATATCGTCAAGGTACCACTGCTCACATGATTATTATAATGGTACCGGTGCTGATATGGGATAGTACCACCGGGCACAGCTTGCTGGAATCCAGCTCAAACAGGTAGTAACACTCCTTCCGCACCAAGTCTTCTTCGATCATGGTCAGCTGGGCCTGAGAGAGTTAGATGAAGAGACGGAACCCATTACATGGACAGGGGTAGCGGCAGCCAGCCCATTCATTGTTTACGTGTTGTGTGATCATTTAACAGGGCATATAAAACACATATAAAAACACTTATCGTATCTCTTACTTTGTCCGCCTTCCTGTCACAGGAGATCATCACAATAGCTCGTCTCCCAACGTTTGAGCAATGGCTGTCGTACCCCTCCCCATTTTCGTAGATAAGCATTACCCAGTCACCTGCAGGAGATCGGAGCAACAGAAGGCTTAGAGATGAACTCGGAAAGGGAAAGAAACAGCTCAAAGATGCTAGAGGCTACTAGATTGTTTACCATTGACATTGTGGCCACACATAGTATCATCAGATCCATTCATTTAAACCAAACTCTTTTTATTATCCATTTTTTTATGTAACCAAAAGATCAAATTTTGATCATTTAGAACACTATTTTCCGGATGCATGTAGAGGTCTTTTCATGACGTCTACGTTAGTATTCTC from Gadus morhua chromosome 11, gadMor3.0, whole genome shotgun sequence carries:
- the m6pr gene encoding cation-dependent mannose-6-phosphate receptor; protein product: MKVSCGPNSVPVLIWTLAASLVLCSGQAATENNKKCLLLFESLSERKVLSRLEPLTGINFTTVDKNYTYVFQLCGDADGVKGAGVIQKKTGVKDPTIVGRYNSTKAYGGSDWVMLIYENGEGYDSHCSNVGRRAIVMISCDRKADKAQLTMIEEDLVRKECYYLFELDSSKLCPVVLSHISTGTIIIIIGICLLAAYLIGGFLYQRLVVGAKGMEQFPNIAFWQEFGNLTADGCDFVCRSRPREEVPTYRGGATEPLDEEEQEERDDHLLPM